A region from the Oceanidesulfovibrio marinus genome encodes:
- a CDS encoding GGDEF domain-containing protein has translation MSQQSLLLENSPAHGDRCLFTPFARGMLLTRDNSVVEVLSGIAPPERMAWEQHTSTISAMEHLFADPPDILVVDDTLEEDTGARFVNIIKSENVYRKLPVVLCLERNALQGGLLWNKIEADDFLLKPLDPQVTASRIAITLNRSMRSMDANPLSNLPGNTSIIQNIQDLVSRGREFALLYCDLDYFKSYNDKYGFIRGDEVLMMTSRVIVNTVRSMGLEYSFVGHVGGDDFVCIVPMVRAEETCRRIIANFDPILPNFYDIEDREQGCIVSANRQGEMQRFPLMTMSIAVVMNHGGKIKHYGAAAYVASQLKKIAKEKDGSVYVIDQRST, from the coding sequence ATGTCGCAGCAGTCTCTTTTGCTTGAAAACTCGCCTGCCCATGGCGACCGGTGCCTCTTCACCCCGTTCGCCCGGGGCATGCTCCTCACGCGGGACAACAGCGTGGTCGAGGTTCTCTCCGGCATTGCGCCGCCGGAGCGCATGGCCTGGGAGCAGCATACCTCCACCATCAGCGCCATGGAGCACCTGTTTGCCGATCCACCTGACATTCTGGTGGTGGACGACACCCTGGAGGAGGATACTGGCGCGCGCTTCGTCAACATCATCAAGAGCGAGAACGTCTACCGCAAGCTGCCTGTGGTGCTCTGCCTGGAGCGAAACGCCCTGCAAGGCGGGCTCCTGTGGAACAAGATCGAGGCGGACGACTTCCTGCTGAAGCCGCTCGATCCCCAGGTGACGGCATCGCGCATCGCCATCACCCTGAACCGCTCCATGCGCTCCATGGACGCCAACCCCCTGAGCAACCTGCCGGGCAACACCTCCATCATTCAGAACATCCAGGATCTCGTGTCGCGCGGCCGGGAGTTCGCCCTGCTGTACTGCGATCTGGATTACTTCAAATCCTACAACGACAAGTACGGCTTCATCCGCGGTGACGAGGTTCTGATGATGACCTCGCGCGTCATCGTTAACACCGTCCGCTCCATGGGGCTCGAGTACTCCTTTGTGGGCCACGTGGGCGGCGACGACTTCGTCTGCATCGTGCCCATGGTCCGGGCCGAGGAAACCTGCCGCCGGATCATCGCCAACTTCGATCCCATCCTGCCAAACTTCTACGACATTGAAGACAGGGAGCAGGGCTGCATCGTCTCCGCCAACAGGCAGGGCGAGATGCAGCGCTTTCCGCTCATGACCATGTCCATCGCCGTGGTCATGAACCATGGGGGCAAGATCAAACACTACGGCGCCGCCGCGTATGTGGCCAGCCAACTGAAAAAGATCGCCAAAGAAAAGGACGGCAGCGTGTATGTCATCGACCAGCGCTCCACCTGA
- a CDS encoding HDOD domain-containing protein yields the protein MNDLRTIHKNKILQVDDLPTLPDALAEVSRLVEDPNSSTEQIARVISHDQVLSAKILKMVNSPIYGFPGRIGSISHALVLLGFNVIKGVIISTSVFDTMNTSMAGLWEHSVGCALASAEVARVVGLKDPEEYSVCGLLHDLGKVVLAVQLPELKVEIDAHVADEDMTYREAEQLVLGFDHERINAWLADYWHLPPMIKDGMSRHHVPLRAQHYPAAACVVHIGDFLVRLYEYGSGGDDTVLALEPKALKLLKFGKKELERTMDALSEKFIDVAAVSFA from the coding sequence ATGAACGATCTCCGCACCATCCACAAGAACAAGATTCTCCAGGTCGACGATCTGCCCACGCTGCCCGATGCGCTGGCCGAGGTCAGCCGCCTCGTGGAGGACCCCAACTCCTCCACGGAGCAGATCGCCCGGGTCATCTCCCACGACCAGGTCCTTTCGGCCAAGATTCTGAAGATGGTCAACTCCCCCATCTACGGCTTTCCGGGCCGCATCGGCTCCATCTCCCACGCCCTGGTCCTACTCGGTTTCAACGTCATCAAGGGCGTGATCATCTCCACCTCCGTGTTCGATACCATGAACACCTCAATGGCCGGACTCTGGGAGCACTCGGTTGGCTGCGCCCTGGCCAGCGCGGAGGTGGCGCGCGTCGTAGGCCTGAAGGACCCGGAGGAGTACTCTGTCTGTGGGCTGCTGCACGATCTCGGCAAGGTGGTCCTGGCTGTGCAGCTGCCGGAGCTCAAAGTGGAGATCGATGCGCACGTGGCCGATGAGGACATGACCTACCGCGAGGCCGAGCAGCTCGTTCTGGGCTTTGACCACGAGCGCATCAACGCCTGGCTGGCCGATTACTGGCACCTGCCGCCCATGATCAAGGACGGCATGAGCCGCCACCATGTGCCGTTGCGAGCGCAGCATTATCCGGCCGCCGCGTGTGTCGTGCATATAGGCGATTTCCTGGTGCGACTGTACGAGTACGGTTCCGGCGGCGACGACACCGTGCTTGCTCTGGAACCCAAGGCGCTCAAGCTGCTCAAGTTCGGCAAAAAAGAACTCGAACGCACCATGGACGCCCTTAGCGAGAAGTTCATCGATGTCGCAGCAGTCTCTTTTGCTTGA